The DNA sequence TTCTACCACCAAGTTGTGGACCGTCTCCGAGCAGATCCATCCGCTACCTTCCTCGACGCCGGCTGCTGTTTCGGACAGGAAATCCGTTACCTAGTAGACCAAGGCATACCCGGAAAGCAGCTCTACGGATGTGACCTCGAGCAGATATTCATTGACCTCGGATACAAGCTCTTCCGAGACAAAGACCGTCTCGAAGCCACCTTTGTGACAGGTGATCTCACCGCAGACGATCCCGCGTTCGCAGGGAGCCCGTTATCACAGACCTTGTCGGGAAATATCGATATTATCTTTGCAAGCTCTTTGCTCCATTTATGGGACTACGACACGCAGGTTCGGGCTGCGATACGTCTGGTTCAGTTGTGTCGGGACAAACCAGGTGTCATGATCACTGGACGCCAGCTTGGGAGCCGGTTGGGTGGTCATTATCCCATACATGGTGTGGAAGACAATGCCTTGCATTATCGGCATAATGTTGAGTCGCTGAAAGGGTTTTGGCGTGATGTTGAAATCGCTACGCAGACGAGGTGGAAGCTTGAGGCGACCTTCTTTGTTGACGATGCGGTGGAGCAGACGAGAAAAGTGGTTCCGGATTATGATAGTAATGCGACGATGATATGCTGGTGTGTGACTAGGGAgtgatttttattttgaaaTAGGCATGGAA is a window from the Aspergillus oryzae RIB40 DNA, chromosome 6 genome containing:
- a CDS encoding class I SAM-dependent methyltransferase (predicted protein), which encodes MRFLAFNFRRMPFYHQVVDRLRADPSATFLDAGCCFGQEIRYLVDQGIPGKQLYGCDLEQIFIDLGYKLFRDKDRLEATFVTGDLTADDPAFAGSPLSQTLSGNIDIIFASSLLHLWDYDTQVRAAIRLVQLCRDKPGVMITGRQLGSRLGGHYPIHGVEDNALHYRHNVESLKGFWRDVEIATQTRWKLEATFFVDDAVEQTRKVVPDYDSNATMICWCVTRE